TGCCCTGTTCCGGGGTGTGGAAGTTTTCTATAACCTTCGATCCGGCACGTCAGAGTAACTGACACTGACAGACAGAGAGGCTGACTTTCCCATCCCCCTCTTCCCCTCTGGGGGAGAGGGGGATGAGTCGATGTATATACGTTCTGCTTTACGCTAAGGTTGCAGGACATGACAAAAGCGATCGAAGGATACACACAACTATTGAAGAATATCCGGGAGCGGATCCGGTCGGCGCAGTACGAGGCTTTATGCGCTGTCAACAAGGAGGTGGTGGCCCTATACTGGGACATTGGCCGGATAATCTCGGAACAAAAACAGGACCAGGGCTGGAGAAAGTCCCTCGTACAGGGGCTTGCCGACGATTTGCAGCAAGAATTCCCAGGGATAAAAGGTTTTTCTGCATCCAACCTTTGGCGGATGAAGTCGTTTTACGAGGCATATTCCCCCAATGAAAAACTTGCACCACTGGTTGCGAGAAATCGGCTGGTCTCATAATCTTATCATCCTGGAGCGATGTAATGACTTATTGGAAGCGGCATGAGGTATTTTATGAGTCGGAAATTATTTGGCCGGTATATTGTCTCGGATCCCGACATTTGTCACGGCAAGCCAACCTTTCGGGGTCGTATTATGGTCTCGCAAGTTCTCAAACAGGTTGCCAGCGGAATGGCCTGGGAGAAAATTATTGGCAAGTGGCGTGGTAGTATCACCAAAGATGCTATCGCAGAAGCCATACGTTTAGCAGGTATGATCAGCTAAAACAAACTAAACAAATTGCGACACATGCAGATGTTCCCTATGTTCCGTTTCTCAATGAGGAAGGTGAAAACAACCATCACCCCCACCCAGCCTCCCCCCTCAAGGGGGAGGAGTGGAGAGAAGGTTCCCATTGAAGATGGGGAATATCTACAGATACATGGACCATGAAAAATGTCTCAAAGCCGACTGAGCTGCATCTGGAGGTATATACTTCTTATTCTCGCTGTCGGGCTGCTGGTATTCTCCGCCCTTGAGGGGCGGTATAGTCTGATGCGCATCTACCGGTTTCGGAAGCAGCGTGACCAGATAAAGAGGGATATTCTTCAACTGTCGGAAGAAAATCAAGCTTTACGAAAGGAGATAGAAACACTGCGCTCCGATCCTGAATATATAGCCCGGATAGCCCGTGAAGATCTGGGACTGGCCAAACCGGGTGAAATTATTTATCGGTATCATCAACTGCAAACTCACAAGGAAAAACCGGCCCAGAAGGTTACGAGGTGACCATGCCAAGAGTATTGATAACTGGCGGAGCAGGTTTTCTTGGCTCCCATCTTTGCGATTATTTTCTCCACGCGGGTTTTGAGGTCATATGCATGGATAACCTCCTGACCGGAGACATCTCAAACATTGCCCACATCCGTTCGGAAAAGTTTCTGTTTATCAAACAGGACGTGACCAATTACATCTATCTTGACGGCCCGCTGGACTATATCCTGCACTTTGCCAGCCCGGCCAGCCCCCTCGATTATCAGCAACTGCCCATTCAGACGCTGAAAGTCGGCTCTCTGGGTACCCATAAAGCTCTCGGCCTGGCCAAGGAGAAGAAAGCCGTTTTCCTGCTGGCCTCGACTTCCGAGGTCTATGGTGACCCCCTTGTTCATCCGCAAAATGAAGACTACTGGGGGAATGTCAACCCTATCGGCCCCAGAGGGGTATACGATGAGGCGAAACGGTTTGCCGAAGCCCTGACCATGGCCTATCATCGCTACCACGGGATCGAGACCAGAATTGCCCGGATATTCAATACCTATGGGCCCAGAATGCGGATTAACGATGGCCGGGTGGTGCCGACGCTCATGTCTCAGGCCATCGAGGGCAGGGAGATGACGATTTTCGGCGACGGGAAGCAAACCCGCAGTTTCTGCTTTGTTGACGATCTGGTCGAAGGAATCTACCGGCTGCTGATGTCAGGTTGTCAGACTCCGGTCAATATTGGCAATCCTTCCGAGATGACCATTCTGGAATTCGTGGAGGTACTGCGGAAAATCACGGGCACAGGCAGCAGGGTTGTATTTCAGCCTCTTCCTGAAGACGATCCCAAGGTGCGCCAGCCCGATATCCAAAAAGCCCAGAAGCTGCTCAACTGGAGCCCCCGCTATAGTCTGGAAGAGGGATTGGCCAGGACCCTGGAATGGATGCGGAAAAAAATCAGCGCAGCCAGTGGATGTCCCGGTGAATGTGCGGGGCTGGAGGAGATGCCCCGGTAGAATCGCAGAGTCAGTCGTAAAACCACAGCCAACACCCAGAGGAACGATTATGGAAAAAGAACCGCGAATAATCATGACCAAGGAAGATGTTCAGAATGCCTTACGGAAGATGGCGCAGCAGATATTGATTGAAAATTCTCCTGTCAAAGACTTGGCCTTAGTGGGAATCAGGTCAAAAGGGGTGGAGTTGGCCAGGAGGCTTATCAGGCTCATTCACGATCTTTCCGGTGTTCAGCTCCCGATCGGAGCGGTTGACGCCACTCTCTACCGTGATGATCTCGATAACTCAGCGTATAAGCCGGTCCTGAAAAAAACGGAAATAGATTTTCCTGTCACGGACAAAGATATTGTCCTGGTAGATGACGTTTTATATACTGGCAGAACCATCCGGGCAGCCCTCGACGCCCTGATTGACCTTGGCAGGCCGAAAACCATCAAACTGGCTGTCCTGATCGACAGGGGACATCGGGAATTGCCCATCAGTGCCAATTATATCGGGTTGACTGTGGGCACCAGCCTGGACGAGTCCGTCAAGGTTACCCTGGAGGAAACGGGAGAGGAAGACGGTGCTTTTATCCTTCCCTTCCCCGAGGAGACGAGATGGTGAAACCAGATGGTGAAGATGTGTTAAGGAAGGATCAGAAGGATTGTTGAGAAGGAAGAACTTATTAGGTATTCAGGAGTTAGACAGGGAGGAAATCTGCTTTATTCTCGATACGGCAGAATCCTTCAAGGAAGTACTTACCCGGCCGATCAAGAAGGTTCCCACGCTTCGCGGGAAAACAGTGATCAATCTTTTTCATGAGCCCAGCACCAGGACCCGGACTTCTTTTGAGATTGCCGGGAAAAGGCTGAGTGCTGACACGATTAACATTTCTCCCTCCACCAGCAGCCTGACCAAGGGCGAGAGCCTCAAGGACATGGCCAAAACCCTGGAGGCTATGAATCCGGACATTATTGTCATCCGGCATCCCATACCGGGTGCGCCGCATTTTTTGGCGCAAAAAGCGAAATTCTCCGTTATCAACGCCGGTGACGGAGCGCACGAGCACCCAACCCAGGCCCTCCTGGACCTGCTTACCATCCGGGAGCATAAAGAGCGAATCGAGGGGCTTCAGGTGGCTATCGTCGGTGACATTCTCCACAGCCGGGTGGCACGGTCGGACATTTTCGCTCTGGTGAAAATGGGGGCCAGGGTAAGAGTGGTTGGCCCGCCAACCCTTATCCCGCCATGTATCGAAAAGCTGGGAGTTACGGTCGAGCATCATCTGGAGCGGGGAATAGCGGGATGTGATGTGATCATTCTGCTGCGGATACAACTGGAGCGGCAAAACAAATTGTTTTTCCCTTCCATCCGGGAGTATTCCCGGCTCTATGGTCTGACCCCGGCCAAACTGGCCTGGGCACGGGAGGATGTGCTCATTATGCATCCCGGCCCGATCAACCGGGGGATCGAGATCGATCCGCAGGTAGCCGATGCGCCCTTCTCCCTCATTCTCGATCAGGTAACCAATGGCCTTGCCGTGCGCATGGCTTTACTCTATCTCATTCTCGGGGGTGAAAGTTGAGAATCGTCATTCAAGGTGGAAGAATTATCGATCCGGCCAACAACATCGATGGCCTGGTTGACCTTTTGATCGAGGATGGGAAGATCATGGCTGTGGAAAAAAACCTTCCCGTCACTCAGGATAGCCTGCTGATCAAGCTTTCCGGGAAACTGGTGACCCCGGGACTGGTTGACATGCATGTCCATCTTCGCGAGCCGGGCAGAGAAGATAAGGAAACGATAGCTACCGGCTGCGCGGCCGCAGCAGCCGGGGGAGTGACCTCATTGGCCTGCATGCCGAATACTGCGCCGGTCAATGACAACAAGTCCGTAACCGAATTTATCCTGCGCCGGGCCAAAGAGGTGGATCTGGTCAGCGTCTATCCCATCGGGGCTATTTCCAAGGGCCTGCGGGGAGAGGAGATGGCGGAGATGGCCGAGCTTCGGGAAGCCGGGGCTGTGGCCTGTTCCGATGACGGCAGGCCGGTCATGAATGCCCTGCTCATGCGGCGGGCACTGGAATATGCCCGGCTGTTCGATATCCCTTTGATCTCTCATTGTGAGGACGTAAACCTTTGTGCCGATGGGGTGGTGAACGAGGGATTTATCTCCACCCTGACCGGCCTTAAAGGGATCCCCGGAGCAGCCGAAGAGGTTATGGTGGCCAGGGACATCCTGCTGGCCAGGATGACCAGGAGCCGCGTGCATATTGCCCATGTCTCTACGGCTGCCAGTTGCGCCCTGATCCGTCAGGCCAAACGGGAGGGGATTCCGGTCACAGCCGAGGCCACGCCGCATCATTTCAGCCTGACCGAAGAGCTGGTGGTAAATTTCGATACCAATACCAAGGTAAATCCTCCCCTTCGCACCCGGAGCGACCGAGAGGCTTTGGTCGAAGCCCTGCGAGATGGCACCATCGATGTCATTGCCAGTGACCATGCACCGCATACCCAGGCCGAGAAAGAGCAGGAATACGACCTGGCACCCTTTGGCATGGCAGGGCTGGAGACCCTGCTTTCGGTCTCTCTGACCAATCTCTATCATACGAAAAAGCTTGACCTGCTCACTCTTATGGCCAAACTTACCGCCCATCCGGCCAGAATCCTGAATATCCCTGCCGGGACTCTCGCTCCGGGAAGTCCGGCTGACATCTGCATCATCGATCCTGAAAAGAAGTATATCGTGGATGCAGGCAGGTTTTTCTCCAAAGGGAAAAATACCCCTTTTCACGGCCAGGAACTGAGCGGATGCGTAGTCATGACCCTTCGGGCCGGAAAAATTGTTTACCCCCAGGGGGAAACAATTCCTGGCGGGCAGTTATCCCCATGACCATCCGAAGGCTTTTCCTGACGTTCGGTGTTTCCTTTCTGTGCTGCCTGGCGGTTGTCTCCTGCCGTCCGAAGGGGGAAAAGGGCAGCCAGAGCCCCCTGGTTGTCGGGATGGAAGGAAGTCCCATCACCCTTGATCCGCGCCTGGCGACGGATGCCTATTCGGCCCGGGCCATTCAGATCGTCTATAACGGACTGCTCAAAAAAACACCCGAATCCACCCTGACAGCAGATCTTGCCGAG
The bacterium genome window above contains:
- a CDS encoding DUF433 domain-containing protein; translation: MSRKLFGRYIVSDPDICHGKPTFRGRIMVSQVLKQVASGMAWEKIIGKWRGSITKDAIAEAIRLAGMIS
- a CDS encoding septum formation initiator family protein; this encodes MSQSRLSCIWRYILLILAVGLLVFSALEGRYSLMRIYRFRKQRDQIKRDILQLSEENQALRKEIETLRSDPEYIARIAREDLGLAKPGEIIYRYHQLQTHKEKPAQKVTR
- a CDS encoding UDP-glucuronic acid decarboxylase family protein, with protein sequence MPRVLITGGAGFLGSHLCDYFLHAGFEVICMDNLLTGDISNIAHIRSEKFLFIKQDVTNYIYLDGPLDYILHFASPASPLDYQQLPIQTLKVGSLGTHKALGLAKEKKAVFLLASTSEVYGDPLVHPQNEDYWGNVNPIGPRGVYDEAKRFAEALTMAYHRYHGIETRIARIFNTYGPRMRINDGRVVPTLMSQAIEGREMTIFGDGKQTRSFCFVDDLVEGIYRLLMSGCQTPVNIGNPSEMTILEFVEVLRKITGTGSRVVFQPLPEDDPKVRQPDIQKAQKLLNWSPRYSLEEGLARTLEWMRKKISAASGCPGECAGLEEMPR
- the pyrR gene encoding bifunctional pyr operon transcriptional regulator/uracil phosphoribosyltransferase PyrR; amino-acid sequence: MEKEPRIIMTKEDVQNALRKMAQQILIENSPVKDLALVGIRSKGVELARRLIRLIHDLSGVQLPIGAVDATLYRDDLDNSAYKPVLKKTEIDFPVTDKDIVLVDDVLYTGRTIRAALDALIDLGRPKTIKLAVLIDRGHRELPISANYIGLTVGTSLDESVKVTLEETGEEDGAFILPFPEETRW
- a CDS encoding aspartate carbamoyltransferase catalytic subunit, whose amino-acid sequence is MLRRKNLLGIQELDREEICFILDTAESFKEVLTRPIKKVPTLRGKTVINLFHEPSTRTRTSFEIAGKRLSADTINISPSTSSLTKGESLKDMAKTLEAMNPDIIVIRHPIPGAPHFLAQKAKFSVINAGDGAHEHPTQALLDLLTIREHKERIEGLQVAIVGDILHSRVARSDIFALVKMGARVRVVGPPTLIPPCIEKLGVTVEHHLERGIAGCDVIILLRIQLERQNKLFFPSIREYSRLYGLTPAKLAWAREDVLIMHPGPINRGIEIDPQVADAPFSLILDQVTNGLAVRMALLYLILGGES
- a CDS encoding dihydroorotase produces the protein MRIVIQGGRIIDPANNIDGLVDLLIEDGKIMAVEKNLPVTQDSLLIKLSGKLVTPGLVDMHVHLREPGREDKETIATGCAAAAAGGVTSLACMPNTAPVNDNKSVTEFILRRAKEVDLVSVYPIGAISKGLRGEEMAEMAELREAGAVACSDDGRPVMNALLMRRALEYARLFDIPLISHCEDVNLCADGVVNEGFISTLTGLKGIPGAAEEVMVARDILLARMTRSRVHIAHVSTAASCALIRQAKREGIPVTAEATPHHFSLTEELVVNFDTNTKVNPPLRTRSDREALVEALRDGTIDVIASDHAPHTQAEKEQEYDLAPFGMAGLETLLSVSLTNLYHTKKLDLLTLMAKLTAHPARILNIPAGTLAPGSPADICIIDPEKKYIVDAGRFFSKGKNTPFHGQELSGCVVMTLRAGKIVYPQGETIPGGQLSP